One Saccharopolyspora erythraea NRRL 2338 genomic region harbors:
- a CDS encoding IclR family transcriptional regulator domain-containing protein — MGDAGGGDGIVRRATGVGVLDRVVAILDAVEARPMGASELARHLGLAVPTVHRLAAAMVVHGLLFRDAEGRHHVGSRFASTALAAAASPVLEELRRETGETAQVWVPRGDSRVCLACVESTSELRASLPVGTALPLSAKGSAAQALTEEPGESSRRWFESVSVRTPGLCSVSAPVHYATEIVAAVCVAAPVSRVRAEGPGAQWGALVVAAAERLEEALLSR, encoded by the coding sequence GTGGGCGACGCGGGCGGTGGAGACGGGATCGTGCGCCGGGCGACCGGGGTCGGCGTGCTCGACCGCGTGGTCGCCATCCTCGACGCGGTCGAGGCGCGGCCGATGGGGGCCAGCGAACTGGCCCGCCACCTCGGGCTGGCGGTGCCCACCGTGCACCGGCTGGCCGCCGCGATGGTCGTCCACGGCCTGCTGTTCCGCGACGCCGAGGGCCGCCACCACGTCGGCTCCAGGTTCGCCTCCACCGCGCTGGCCGCCGCGGCGTCGCCGGTGCTGGAGGAGCTGCGGCGCGAGACCGGCGAGACCGCGCAGGTGTGGGTGCCGCGCGGTGACTCGCGGGTGTGCCTGGCCTGCGTCGAGTCGACCTCGGAGCTGCGGGCGTCGCTGCCCGTCGGCACCGCGCTGCCGCTGTCGGCCAAGGGGTCCGCGGCGCAGGCGCTGACCGAGGAGCCGGGCGAGTCGTCGCGGCGGTGGTTCGAGAGCGTTTCCGTGCGCACGCCGGGGCTTTGCTCGGTGTCGGCGCCGGTGCACTACGCGACGGAGATCGTCGCGGCCGTGTGCGTCGCCGCGCCCGTCTCCCGCGTCCGCGCGGAAGGTCCCGGCGCGCAATGGGGCGCGCTCGTGGTCGCGGCGGCCGAACGGCTGGAGGAAGCACTCCTCAGCCGCTGA
- a CDS encoding ABC transporter ATP-binding protein, with the protein MQGDLLPTATPARTRGVVGSLLRAHWPLAGAAFAVLLAATAISLLTAPLLGRVVDVIASGQPADALTWPVALLGLVAVARGAATGCGLSLMGRLGETLLATLREVFVQRVLHLPLDRIERAGSGDLTARVTNDVSMIAKSVREPLPELAQAVLTIALTLGGLALLDWRFLLAALLAAPIQVYTLRWYGRRAPPIYSEQRVTVGVQQQQLLDTIGGARTVRAFGLSDAHVGKVRQRSGAAVALSLRGVRLLSRFFSRLNLAEFVGLAAVLVTGFLLVGDGQVSIGTATAAALYFHSLFTPVNIALALADDAQSAGASLARLVGVADLPAAAEPQSPPALLDTSVKASGVAHSYVPGHEILSDLHLHIDAGEKVALVGASGAGKTTVAKLLAGVHRPTTGSISLGGVPLDELGPTATRAAVALISQEVHVFAGRLADDLRLARPGATDDDLRAALERVRALEWAEALPDGIETVVGDGGHRLTATQAQQLALARLVLADPPVAILDEATAEAGSSGARELETAAARALEGRTALVVAHRLTQAAAADRIVVLDAGQVVETGTHDELVAAGGRYAALWKAWSDTRQPV; encoded by the coding sequence GTGCAGGGCGACCTGCTCCCCACCGCCACCCCGGCCCGCACCCGCGGCGTGGTCGGCTCCCTGCTCCGCGCGCACTGGCCGCTGGCAGGGGCCGCGTTCGCGGTCCTGCTCGCGGCCACCGCGATCAGCCTGCTGACCGCGCCGCTGCTCGGCCGCGTGGTCGACGTCATCGCCTCCGGGCAGCCCGCCGACGCGCTGACCTGGCCGGTGGCGCTGCTCGGGCTGGTCGCCGTCGCCCGCGGCGCGGCCACCGGCTGCGGGCTGTCGCTGATGGGCAGACTCGGCGAGACGCTGCTCGCGACGCTGCGCGAGGTCTTCGTGCAGCGGGTGCTGCACCTGCCGCTCGATCGCATCGAACGCGCCGGTTCCGGCGACCTCACCGCGCGGGTCACCAACGACGTGTCGATGATCGCCAAGTCGGTGCGGGAACCGCTGCCGGAGCTCGCCCAGGCGGTGCTGACCATCGCGCTCACGCTCGGCGGGCTCGCGCTGCTGGACTGGCGTTTCCTCCTCGCGGCGCTGCTGGCCGCGCCGATCCAGGTTTACACGCTGCGCTGGTACGGCCGCCGCGCGCCGCCGATCTACTCCGAGCAGCGCGTCACCGTCGGAGTCCAGCAGCAGCAGCTCCTCGACACCATCGGAGGCGCCCGCACGGTCCGCGCGTTCGGGCTCTCCGACGCGCACGTCGGGAAGGTGCGGCAGCGTTCGGGGGCGGCCGTGGCGCTGTCCCTGCGCGGGGTCCGGCTGCTGAGCAGGTTCTTCTCCCGGCTCAACCTCGCCGAGTTCGTCGGCCTGGCCGCCGTGCTGGTGACCGGGTTCCTGCTGGTCGGTGACGGGCAGGTCAGTATCGGCACCGCGACCGCCGCCGCGCTGTACTTCCACAGCCTGTTCACGCCGGTCAACATCGCGCTCGCGCTGGCCGACGACGCCCAGTCGGCGGGCGCCAGCCTCGCCCGCCTGGTGGGCGTGGCCGACCTGCCCGCCGCGGCCGAGCCGCAGTCGCCGCCCGCCCTGCTGGACACCTCGGTGAAGGCCAGCGGTGTCGCCCACTCATACGTGCCGGGCCACGAGATCCTCAGCGACCTGCACCTGCACATCGACGCCGGGGAGAAGGTCGCGCTGGTCGGTGCCAGTGGAGCGGGCAAGACCACGGTGGCCAAGCTGCTGGCCGGGGTGCACCGGCCCACGACCGGGTCGATCAGCCTCGGCGGCGTCCCGCTCGACGAGCTCGGCCCGACCGCGACCCGCGCGGCGGTGGCGCTGATCAGCCAGGAGGTGCACGTCTTCGCCGGCAGGCTGGCCGACGACCTGCGGCTGGCCCGTCCCGGCGCCACCGACGACGACCTGCGCGCGGCGCTGGAGCGCGTCCGCGCCCTGGAGTGGGCCGAGGCGCTGCCCGACGGCATCGAGACCGTGGTCGGCGACGGCGGCCACCGGCTCACCGCCACCCAGGCGCAGCAGCTCGCGCTGGCCAGGCTCGTGCTGGCCGACCCGCCGGTGGCGATCCTGGACGAAGCCACGGCCGAGGCGGGGAGCAGCGGCGCGCGGGAGCTGGAGACCGCCGCCGCGCGGGCCCTGGAGGGCCGCACCGCGCTGGTGGTGGCGCACCGCCTGACGCAGGCGGCTGCCGCGGACCGGATCGTCGTGCTCGACGCGGGGCAGGTCGTCGAGACCGGCACCCACGACGAGCTGGTGGCGGCGGGCGGCCGCTACGCGGCGCTGTGGAAGGCGTGGTCCGACACCCGCCAGCCGGTCTGA
- a CDS encoding DUF3140 domain-containing protein, whose protein sequence is MNDEERRRAKDDFGQAVNMTAKELGDWLETDESKSVGEGAGESKGHRSGRWIVDILCTPSGDLEQGDYEHMREVTGYVRRHLAQQPSGDVSRTRWRYSLMNWGHDPLKR, encoded by the coding sequence ATGAACGACGAGGAAAGGCGCAGGGCCAAGGACGACTTCGGCCAGGCGGTGAACATGACCGCGAAGGAGCTGGGGGACTGGCTGGAAACCGACGAGTCGAAGTCGGTCGGCGAGGGTGCGGGCGAGTCCAAGGGCCACCGGTCGGGCCGCTGGATCGTGGACATCCTGTGCACTCCCTCCGGTGACCTCGAGCAAGGCGACTACGAACACATGCGCGAGGTGACCGGTTACGTCCGGCGCCACCTGGCGCAGCAGCCGTCCGGAGACGTCAGCCGCACAAGGTGGCGCTACTCGCTGATGAACTGGGGCCACGATCCGCTCAAGCGCTGA
- a CDS encoding SLC13 family permease: MVHALSLLVLAAVFVVATTTPVNMGIVAFLAAFLVGGLSGVGIEAVLGFFPGDVFVLVVGITLLFGVARVNGTIDLVVSASLRLVRGRRWAVVWLMFALAAVLMSLGSVLAVGMLAPIAMPVAERYRINPLLMGMMLSHGALSAAFSPITVYGAFTTGMVARAGLDVSPLLLFAVPFALNVAFAVVLFLVLGRDLLKREDDRVGPVEEAEPAGGGGAATLAPPVAGTAVLRAVPVTPRRVLTLTGMAALLVSGLLGADVGVTAFVVGSALLLVSPNRHQDSMKDVAWSAVLLVCGMLTYMAVLKENGTLALLGEGAAALGSPLLAALLLCLAVAVLSAFGSSIGTLGIALPLALPLLELGGIGAAGFVVALGFCSTVVDVSPFSTNGIIVLAQARVDDKQRFQRRMLAYGGLVVLVAPVLAWSVAVLPTS; the protein is encoded by the coding sequence ATGGTCCATGCGTTGTCGTTGCTCGTGCTCGCCGCCGTCTTCGTCGTGGCCACCACGACGCCGGTGAACATGGGGATAGTCGCCTTCCTGGCGGCGTTCCTGGTCGGCGGCCTGTCGGGGGTCGGGATCGAGGCGGTGCTGGGGTTCTTCCCCGGAGACGTCTTCGTGCTGGTCGTCGGTATCACGCTGCTGTTCGGGGTGGCCCGGGTCAACGGCACGATCGACCTGGTGGTGTCGGCCTCGCTGCGCCTGGTGCGGGGGCGCCGGTGGGCGGTGGTGTGGCTGATGTTCGCGCTGGCGGCGGTGCTGATGTCGCTCGGTTCGGTGCTGGCGGTCGGGATGCTCGCCCCGATCGCGATGCCCGTCGCCGAGCGCTACCGCATCAATCCGCTGCTGATGGGCATGATGCTCAGCCACGGCGCGCTGTCCGCCGCGTTCTCGCCCATCACCGTGTACGGGGCGTTCACCACGGGCATGGTCGCCCGCGCGGGGCTCGACGTGTCGCCGCTCCTGCTGTTCGCCGTGCCGTTCGCGCTCAACGTCGCGTTCGCGGTGGTGCTGTTCCTCGTGCTCGGGCGCGACCTGCTGAAGCGGGAGGACGACCGCGTCGGCCCGGTCGAGGAAGCCGAGCCGGCGGGCGGGGGAGGGGCGGCCACGCTCGCGCCTCCGGTGGCCGGTACCGCCGTGCTGCGCGCGGTTCCGGTGACTCCGCGACGGGTGCTGACGCTGACCGGGATGGCGGCGCTGCTGGTGTCGGGGTTGCTGGGTGCCGACGTGGGGGTCACCGCGTTCGTGGTGGGAAGCGCCCTGCTGCTGGTCTCGCCGAACCGGCACCAGGACTCGATGAAGGACGTCGCCTGGTCGGCGGTGCTGCTGGTGTGCGGGATGCTCACCTACATGGCGGTGCTGAAGGAGAACGGCACGCTGGCGCTGCTCGGCGAGGGCGCGGCGGCGCTCGGTTCGCCCCTGCTCGCCGCGCTGCTGCTGTGCCTGGCGGTGGCGGTGCTCTCGGCGTTCGGCTCGTCCATCGGCACGCTGGGCATCGCGCTGCCGCTGGCGTTGCCGCTGCTCGAACTCGGCGGCATCGGCGCCGCCGGGTTCGTCGTCGCCCTCGGCTTCTGCTCGACCGTCGTGGACGTCAGCCCGTTCTCGACCAACGGCATCATCGTCCTGGCGCAGGCGAGGGTGGACGACAAGCAGCGGTTCCAGCGGCGGATGCTGGCCTACGGCGGGCTGGTCGTGCTGGTGGCGCCGGTGCTGGCCTGGTCGGTCGCCGTCCTGCCGACCTCATGA
- a CDS encoding hydroxymethylglutaryl-CoA lyase, producing MAVTITEVVMRDGLQDEPVVVEVGDRVAIAAALVAAGLREIEAGSFVNPARVPQMAGAEEVFAALPHRDAVRYSALALNARGVRRAVAAGAGEVTLVASAGQGHSRANAGRGVEQALEEAAEVVAAHPRTRFAAGIATAFVCPFDGDIDPRRLLAVAQRFAGTGITRIGLADTLGTASPRQVVRSLDVVREALPEVELSLHLHNAHGQALDTVDAALALGVARFDSAAGGYGGCPFAPGAHGNIATEELVAHLHARGIPTGVDEHALAEAVALVREALARGRSCPTPS from the coding sequence GTGGCGGTCACCATCACCGAGGTCGTGATGCGCGACGGGCTGCAGGACGAGCCGGTCGTGGTCGAGGTCGGCGACCGGGTCGCGATCGCGGCGGCGCTGGTGGCCGCCGGGCTGCGCGAGATCGAGGCGGGCTCGTTCGTCAACCCCGCGCGGGTGCCGCAGATGGCGGGCGCGGAGGAGGTGTTCGCCGCGCTGCCGCACCGGGACGCCGTCCGCTACAGCGCGCTCGCGCTCAACGCGCGAGGGGTCCGCAGGGCCGTCGCCGCCGGAGCGGGGGAGGTCACCCTGGTCGCGTCGGCGGGGCAGGGGCACAGCCGCGCGAACGCGGGTCGCGGCGTCGAGCAGGCGCTGGAGGAAGCGGCGGAGGTCGTCGCCGCGCACCCGCGGACGCGATTCGCGGCGGGGATCGCCACCGCGTTCGTGTGCCCTTTCGACGGCGACATCGACCCCCGTCGGCTGCTCGCCGTCGCGCAGCGGTTCGCGGGCACGGGCATCACCCGGATCGGGTTGGCCGACACCCTCGGCACCGCGAGCCCGCGGCAGGTGGTGCGCTCGCTGGACGTCGTCCGCGAAGCGCTTCCCGAGGTCGAGCTCTCCCTGCACCTGCACAACGCCCACGGCCAGGCACTGGACACAGTGGACGCGGCGCTGGCGCTGGGCGTCGCGCGCTTCGACAGCGCGGCAGGCGGTTACGGGGGCTGCCCGTTCGCGCCCGGGGCGCACGGCAACATCGCCACCGAAGAACTGGTCGCCCACCTGCACGCGCGCGGTATCCCCACCGGTGTCGACGAGCACGCGCTCGCCGAGGCGGTCGCGCTCGTGCGCGAGGCGCTGGCGCGCGGGCGAAGCTGCCCCACGCCCTCCTAG
- a CDS encoding MbtH family protein: MTNPFEDPEGRYLVLRNDEDQHSLWPAFVEVPQGWTQVFGPEGREACVDYVEQNWTDLRPRSLREAS, translated from the coding sequence GTGACCAACCCGTTCGAAGACCCCGAGGGCCGCTACCTGGTGCTGCGCAACGACGAGGACCAGCACTCGCTGTGGCCGGCCTTCGTCGAGGTGCCCCAGGGCTGGACGCAGGTGTTCGGCCCGGAAGGCCGGGAGGCGTGCGTGGACTACGTCGAGCAGAACTGGACCGACCTGCGCCCGCGCAGCCTGCGCGAAGCCTCCTGA
- a CDS encoding ABC transporter ATP-binding protein, whose product MSGQTRFLVGSSLLASGHQAGEALVPVLIGVVIDQAVAGGSVGDLALWLGALAATFAALSSCYRFAVRASERAAEQSAHDLRTELSRRVLDPRGGAEEGHLPGALVNIATEDARRVGAIASAVPFGVSALAGVAVTAVVLLRMSVPLGLLILLGAPPLLWLIHLVGKPLERRSGLEQQRAADASGIAADLVGGLRILKGIGAESAAIARYHRTSRDSLDASVRSAGARAWHNGAILAMNGVFIAVVALVGGRLAAGGALSVGELVSAVGLAQFLLGPLSIFTMVNARLAQGRASAERVAAVLAAPHAVAAGAERLPEPVRGRVRFRGVSHAALAGADFDIAAGELVGVVTTSPSTATALLECLARDVDPASGSVELDGVALSCLDPAEARRALLVAAHDADLFEGTVLDNVRCESERDSAPAIRAAGVDEVARALPDGLDTALTERGHSLSGGQRQRVALARALAADPPVLVVHDPTTAVDAVTEARIAAGIREIRRSRTTVLVTTSPALLAVTDRVLVLDGTSVRHGHHSELVDDENYRTAVLA is encoded by the coding sequence ATGTCCGGGCAGACCCGGTTCCTCGTCGGGTCCTCGCTGCTGGCGAGCGGCCACCAGGCGGGTGAGGCCCTGGTGCCGGTGCTCATCGGCGTGGTGATCGACCAGGCCGTCGCCGGCGGCTCGGTCGGCGACCTCGCCCTGTGGCTCGGCGCGCTGGCCGCCACGTTCGCGGCCCTGTCGAGCTGCTACCGGTTCGCCGTCCGCGCGTCCGAGCGGGCCGCCGAGCAGTCCGCGCACGACCTCCGGACCGAGCTGAGCCGCCGGGTCCTCGACCCCCGCGGCGGCGCCGAGGAGGGCCACCTGCCCGGTGCGCTGGTGAACATCGCCACCGAGGACGCGCGCCGCGTCGGCGCGATCGCCTCGGCGGTGCCGTTCGGCGTCTCGGCGCTGGCGGGCGTGGCCGTGACGGCCGTGGTGCTGCTGCGGATGTCGGTCCCGCTCGGCCTGCTGATCCTGCTCGGCGCGCCGCCGCTGCTGTGGCTGATCCACCTGGTCGGCAAACCGCTGGAGCGCCGCAGCGGGCTGGAGCAGCAGCGGGCCGCCGACGCCTCCGGCATCGCCGCCGACCTGGTGGGCGGGCTGCGGATCCTCAAGGGCATCGGCGCGGAGTCCGCGGCGATCGCCCGCTACCACCGCACCAGCCGCGACTCGCTGGACGCCAGCGTGCGCTCGGCAGGTGCCCGCGCCTGGCACAACGGCGCGATCCTGGCCATGAACGGCGTGTTCATCGCCGTCGTCGCGCTGGTCGGCGGACGGCTGGCCGCCGGCGGCGCCCTCAGCGTCGGCGAGCTGGTCTCCGCGGTGGGACTAGCGCAGTTCCTGCTCGGCCCCCTGTCGATCTTCACCATGGTCAACGCCCGCCTGGCGCAGGGCCGCGCCTCGGCGGAGCGGGTCGCCGCGGTGCTCGCCGCCCCGCACGCCGTCGCGGCGGGTGCCGAGCGGCTGCCGGAGCCGGTCCGCGGCCGGGTCCGGTTCCGCGGCGTCAGCCACGCCGCCCTCGCCGGTGCCGACTTCGACATCGCCGCCGGCGAGCTGGTCGGGGTGGTCACCACGTCCCCGTCGACCGCGACCGCGCTGCTGGAATGCCTGGCCCGGGACGTGGACCCCGCCTCCGGTTCGGTCGAGCTCGACGGTGTCGCGCTGTCCTGCCTGGATCCCGCCGAGGCCCGCCGCGCGCTGCTCGTCGCCGCGCACGACGCCGACCTGTTCGAAGGCACCGTCCTGGACAACGTGCGCTGCGAGTCCGAACGGGACAGCGCACCTGCTATCCGCGCCGCCGGGGTCGACGAGGTGGCGCGGGCGCTGCCGGACGGCCTCGACACCGCGCTGACCGAGCGCGGCCACTCGCTGTCGGGCGGCCAGCGCCAGCGGGTCGCCCTCGCCCGGGCGCTGGCCGCCGATCCGCCCGTGCTGGTGGTGCACGACCCGACGACCGCGGTCGACGCGGTGACCGAGGCGCGCATCGCCGCCGGGATCCGCGAGATCCGCCGCTCCCGCACGACCGTCCTGGTCACCACCAGCCCGGCCCTGCTGGCCGTCACCGACCGCGTGCTCGTGCTCGACGGGACGTCGGTGCGCCACGGCCACCACAGCGAACTGGTCGACGACGAGAACTACCGCACGGCGGTACTGGCATGA
- a CDS encoding CaiB/BaiF CoA transferase family protein, producing MINDAKGLFVVDIEAECGTGVGAGMDAGPAAGPGEPGLLSGIRVLELGNFIAAPFATRLFADFGAEVVKIEKPGSGDELRGWRRPRGSTSMMFRTMARNKKSVTLDLRTPEGRAIALDLVRRCDVVVENFRPGTLERWGMGPDELTAANPDVVLVRISGYGQTGPYRERAGFGGVAEAFGGLRQITGHADRPPVRPAAPVGDVLAGLHGAVGALVLLLAKEKGRPHPGPRVADVALYESVFMAVESLVPEYDAYGMVRERTAGNLPGVVPSGVYPTSDGASVMIAGNSSGAFARLMTAVGRADLAADASLADGDARYAREQELDAAITKWTSERTAAEAVSVLAEAGVPAGPVCDARAIAEDEHYRARGMLRPMPVVVEDEPQEVRFPGVVPRLPGAPGRVRWVGPELGEHNDEVLGGLLGIDAERLGDYRAREVV from the coding sequence TTGATAAACGACGCGAAGGGGCTGTTCGTGGTCGACATCGAAGCCGAATGCGGAACCGGGGTGGGCGCCGGAATGGACGCCGGGCCCGCAGCCGGCCCAGGCGAGCCGGGACTGCTATCCGGCATCCGCGTGCTGGAACTGGGCAACTTCATCGCGGCACCGTTCGCCACCCGTTTGTTCGCCGACTTCGGCGCGGAGGTGGTCAAGATCGAGAAACCGGGCTCGGGCGACGAGCTGCGCGGCTGGCGGCGCCCGCGCGGGAGCACCTCGATGATGTTCCGGACCATGGCGCGCAACAAGAAGTCGGTGACCCTGGACCTGCGCACGCCGGAGGGCAGGGCCATCGCGCTCGACCTGGTGCGGCGCTGCGACGTCGTCGTGGAGAACTTCCGCCCCGGGACGCTGGAGCGCTGGGGCATGGGCCCCGACGAGCTCACCGCGGCGAACCCCGACGTCGTGCTGGTCCGCATCTCCGGCTACGGCCAAACCGGTCCGTACCGCGAGCGCGCCGGGTTCGGCGGGGTGGCCGAGGCTTTCGGCGGCCTGCGCCAGATCACCGGCCACGCCGACCGGCCACCGGTGCGGCCCGCGGCTCCGGTCGGCGACGTGCTGGCCGGGCTGCACGGCGCGGTCGGTGCCCTGGTGTTGTTGCTGGCCAAGGAGAAAGGCCGTCCGCATCCGGGGCCGAGGGTCGCCGACGTCGCCCTGTACGAGTCGGTGTTCATGGCGGTGGAGTCGCTGGTGCCCGAGTACGACGCCTACGGCATGGTGCGCGAGCGCACCGCGGGCAACCTCCCCGGCGTGGTGCCCAGCGGTGTCTACCCGACCTCCGACGGCGCGTCCGTCATGATCGCGGGCAACTCCAGCGGCGCCTTCGCGCGGCTGATGACCGCGGTCGGCCGGGCGGACCTCGCCGCCGACGCGTCCCTGGCCGACGGCGACGCCCGCTACGCGCGCGAGCAGGAGCTCGACGCCGCCATCACCAAGTGGACGAGCGAGCGCACCGCCGCGGAGGCGGTGTCGGTGCTGGCCGAGGCCGGAGTACCGGCGGGGCCGGTCTGCGATGCCCGCGCGATCGCCGAGGACGAGCACTACCGGGCGCGCGGGATGCTGCGCCCGATGCCCGTCGTCGTGGAGGACGAGCCGCAGGAGGTCAGGTTCCCGGGCGTGGTGCCGCGGCTGCCCGGCGCGCCGGGCCGGGTGCGCTGGGTCGGGCCGGAGCTGGGCGAGCACAACGACGAGGTGCTGGGGGGTCTGCTCGGCATCGACGCCGAGCGGCTCGGCGACTACCGGGCGCGGGAGGTGGTGTGA